In one window of Acidobacteriota bacterium DNA:
- a CDS encoding DUF6178 family protein, whose product MNEKPTPEAGRARRLMRRPEELVYRTCYAPVDLGQMLSSSQSRSRIRRLPTAQLYYGLRELSDDQIGQLLPHITEEQWKGVLDLDLWRRDRLDAGQFLYRQGCIVSAHDAVARKLIRAVEEEIWEFAFQRLLQIHVRSDRNEVFDDKAPRGRETLKTPDDDYFLVLPANPDAARMARALILRLYELDKERAQFLLSVAAVRTPSETQEMAYQSRKSRLEDLGFQDYYDAIEIYTPRSPGQPLPEKDWVALEDLSALPVMLPGVQEGPYLLLQAFAAIEDQDQSLQLMEELAFTCNKVLSADQVSPAQPQRLKRRIRKTVATISLGLDVWSEGSLELAAQGVRRHFLQSFFQLGYGQLMQLQNSARNLVEEGFEARPGSAWEAALQGFTRTFPLRTVVGKRKLRRRFLRTRRDMQKCRSILRRLSSEGKKERE is encoded by the coding sequence GTGAACGAAAAGCCGACCCCTGAAGCCGGCCGGGCGCGGCGCCTCATGCGCCGGCCCGAGGAACTGGTCTATCGCACCTGCTATGCGCCCGTCGACCTGGGCCAAATGCTGTCTTCTTCGCAATCGCGCTCCCGCATCCGCCGTTTGCCGACCGCGCAGTTGTACTATGGCCTGCGCGAGTTGAGCGACGACCAGATCGGCCAGCTGCTGCCCCACATCACCGAAGAGCAATGGAAGGGCGTGCTCGACCTCGACCTGTGGCGGAGGGACCGCCTCGACGCAGGACAGTTCCTCTATCGTCAAGGCTGCATCGTCTCGGCTCACGATGCCGTGGCCAGAAAACTGATCAGGGCGGTGGAAGAGGAGATCTGGGAGTTTGCCTTTCAAAGACTGCTGCAAATCCACGTCCGAAGCGACCGCAACGAAGTCTTCGACGATAAGGCCCCGCGCGGACGCGAGACCCTGAAGACGCCTGATGACGACTACTTCCTGGTCTTGCCCGCCAATCCCGATGCCGCGCGCATGGCCAGGGCCTTGATCCTCAGGTTATATGAACTGGATAAGGAGAGAGCCCAATTCCTGCTTTCCGTGGCCGCCGTCCGAACTCCCAGCGAAACTCAGGAGATGGCCTACCAGAGCCGCAAGTCGCGTCTCGAAGATTTGGGTTTTCAAGACTACTACGACGCGATCGAGATCTATACGCCGCGCTCTCCCGGTCAGCCCTTGCCGGAAAAGGACTGGGTCGCGCTGGAGGATCTTAGTGCCCTGCCCGTTATGCTTCCGGGGGTGCAGGAAGGACCCTACCTGCTGCTCCAGGCTTTCGCCGCCATCGAGGATCAGGATCAGTCGTTGCAGTTGATGGAAGAGTTGGCCTTCACCTGCAACAAAGTGCTTTCGGCCGATCAGGTCAGCCCGGCCCAGCCGCAGCGCCTCAAGCGGCGCATCCGCAAGACGGTGGCCACCATCAGTCTTGGGCTGGACGTGTGGAGCGAAGGGAGTCTCGAGCTTGCCGCTCAAGGCGTACGGCGGCATTTTCTTCAATCCTTCTTTCAACTGGGTTACGGCCAACTCATGCAACTCCAGAATTCGGCCCGCAATCTGGTTGAGGAAGGCTTTGAAGCCCGGCCCGGCTCTGCCTGGGAAGCCGCCCTGCAGGGCTTTACGCGGACCTTCCCGCTGCGGACGGTGGTAGGCAAGCGCAAGCTCCGCCGCCGTTTTCTCCGGACTCGCCGGGATATGCAGAAATGCCGCAGCATTTTGAGGCGGCTGAGCAGTGAAGGGAAGAAGGAAAGAGAATGA